In the genome of Acidobacteriota bacterium, one region contains:
- a CDS encoding TolC family protein: METVSFVLLMLVVSDVRSAGSTRTLQVREPELDRLVRAYFDRNPDWIGRDDRVQAIRSQQEVALAYPDPLLSYRWFAAPTETRVGPTRHAFGWRQPIPGRGKRRVESQRHELRASVETWESRSVAVAEVSQLQRYYLQAAGRTERSTLLKQEMELLSRFEEVALTRYATGEGTQVAVIKLQTDINRLADERSRLAMESRSFASEIAALLDGSPLTLDDAALPTRKPGRPPSLAPLLEMADNLHPAVRALQLDLRAHDLETDRTRLSGRPDYTVGVDYVVVGDRRDRIGRLTPPADNGDDGVSLNVGVRIPLDRSKTRSAVAGVEARRATRSHKLARLRNRLLSAVRDASTRIETYAERMTFYDEVLLPQARQALSASEAAYRSNRLGSIDLLDAQRVLFNIRRQRLTLLTDYWLAVVDLQEATGDLPAMGRSIAEDQR; this comes from the coding sequence TTGGAAACTGTCTCTTTTGTCTTGCTCATGCTCGTGGTCTCGGATGTCCGCAGTGCCGGATCGACGCGCACGCTCCAGGTGCGCGAACCGGAACTGGACCGTCTCGTCCGTGCCTACTTCGATCGCAACCCCGACTGGATCGGACGCGACGACCGGGTCCAGGCGATCCGGAGCCAACAAGAGGTGGCCCTCGCCTACCCCGACCCGCTGTTGAGCTATCGCTGGTTCGCGGCACCCACCGAGACCCGTGTCGGTCCGACTCGTCACGCATTCGGCTGGCGACAGCCCATCCCGGGGCGGGGCAAGCGTCGTGTCGAGAGTCAGCGTCACGAGCTGCGCGCCTCGGTAGAGACGTGGGAATCGAGAAGCGTAGCGGTCGCCGAGGTCAGCCAACTTCAGCGGTACTACCTGCAGGCGGCCGGTCGCACGGAACGGTCCACACTCTTGAAACAGGAGATGGAACTCCTCAGTCGATTCGAGGAGGTTGCCCTCACGCGCTATGCCACCGGCGAGGGCACCCAGGTCGCGGTGATCAAACTTCAGACCGATATCAACCGACTGGCGGATGAGCGATCGCGTCTCGCCATGGAATCCCGGTCGTTTGCATCAGAGATCGCGGCCCTTCTCGACGGCTCCCCCCTCACACTCGACGACGCTGCCCTTCCGACACGCAAGCCGGGACGGCCCCCGAGCCTCGCGCCTCTACTCGAGATGGCCGACAACCTGCACCCCGCCGTGCGAGCGCTCCAGTTGGACTTGAGGGCCCACGACCTGGAGACGGATCGCACCCGCCTGTCCGGTCGCCCCGATTACACGGTGGGTGTCGACTACGTCGTCGTCGGCGATCGACGTGACCGCATCGGGCGCTTGACTCCCCCGGCAGATAACGGCGACGACGGCGTCTCGCTCAATGTGGGCGTACGCATCCCACTCGATCGCAGCAAGACCCGGTCTGCGGTCGCCGGCGTCGAGGCCCGACGCGCGACTCGATCTCATAAGCTTGCGCGTCTAAGGAACCGACTTCTGTCTGCGGTACGCGATGCCTCGACTCGGATCGAGACCTATGCGGAACGGATGACGTTCTATGACGAGGTCCTGCTGCCGCAGGCCCGGCAAGCGCTGTCCGCGTCGGAGGCCGCCTACCGATCGAACCGACTCGGGTCGATCGACCTGCTGGATGCCCAGCGGGTCCTGTTCAACATCCGGCGTCAACGCCTCACACTGCTGACGGACTACTGGCTGGCCGTGGTCGATCTGCAGGAGGCCACCGGCGATCTCCCAGCCATGGGGCGGTCGATCGCGGAGGACCAACGATGA
- the serS gene encoding serine--tRNA ligase — MLDIQRLREDPEDFARRLADLGHEGGLEVILELDRKRREGQTRIDELKHKRNARSKEIGGILKSGGDATELKEEVRRVGDEVATLQTQLEASETQLTALLATLPNLAHESVPIGKSENDNVVVRTHGEAPELDFEPRPHWDVGVDLGILDFEAAARMSGARFVVYLAEGAQLERALIQFMLDFQTRERGYTEVIPPLLVQPGALYGTGQLPKFEKDLFKIDDGEFYLIPTAEVPLTNLHREEILDDDRLPLTYCAYTPCFRSEAGSYGKDVRGLIRQHQFNKVELVHFSRPEESYEQLEILTANAEEILRRLGLHYRVMELCTGDLGFGASKTYDLEVWLPSQGVFREISSCSNCGDFQARRARIRYRPEAGAKARLLHTLNGSGLAVGRTLVAILENYQNKDGSVTIPPALQPYMHGMEKIGPR, encoded by the coding sequence ATGCTGGACATACAACGACTCCGAGAAGACCCTGAGGATTTCGCACGTCGTCTCGCCGATCTTGGCCACGAAGGGGGGCTGGAGGTCATCCTCGAGCTCGATCGGAAACGCCGGGAAGGCCAGACGCGGATCGACGAACTCAAGCACAAGCGAAATGCCCGTTCGAAGGAGATCGGCGGCATCCTGAAGTCCGGTGGCGATGCGACCGAGTTGAAGGAAGAGGTGCGTCGCGTCGGCGACGAGGTCGCAACGCTGCAGACCCAACTCGAGGCATCGGAGACCCAACTCACCGCACTGCTCGCGACGCTCCCCAACCTCGCCCACGAGAGCGTTCCGATCGGGAAGAGCGAGAACGACAACGTCGTCGTGCGGACCCACGGAGAGGCCCCGGAACTGGACTTCGAACCCCGACCCCACTGGGATGTCGGTGTCGACCTGGGAATCCTCGATTTCGAGGCGGCCGCCCGAATGAGCGGTGCTCGATTCGTGGTCTATCTGGCCGAAGGGGCTCAACTCGAGCGAGCGTTGATCCAGTTCATGCTGGACTTCCAGACCCGCGAGCGTGGCTACACGGAGGTTATCCCTCCGCTGCTGGTCCAACCCGGGGCGCTCTACGGTACCGGGCAACTTCCGAAATTCGAAAAGGATCTGTTCAAGATCGACGACGGAGAGTTCTACCTGATTCCGACCGCCGAGGTTCCACTGACCAATCTTCATCGTGAGGAGATCCTCGACGACGATCGTTTGCCGCTCACGTATTGCGCCTACACTCCGTGCTTTCGGAGTGAGGCGGGCTCGTACGGCAAGGACGTGCGTGGACTCATCCGACAGCATCAGTTCAACAAGGTTGAGCTCGTTCACTTCAGTCGTCCTGAGGAGAGCTACGAACAGCTGGAGATTCTCACCGCCAACGCGGAAGAGATCCTCCGTCGGTTGGGGCTCCACTATCGAGTCATGGAACTCTGCACCGGAGATCTCGGATTCGGTGCGTCGAAGACCTACGACCTCGAGGTCTGGCTCCCGTCCCAGGGAGTCTTCCGCGAGATCTCGTCCTGTTCCAACTGCGGGGACTTCCAGGCTCGTCGCGCTCGAATCCGTTATCGACCGGAAGCGGGTGCCAAGGCCCGGCTGCTCCACACCCTCAACGGGTCCGGTCTGGCCGTCGGGCGCACCCTCGTGGCGATCCTGGAGAACTACCAGAACAAAGACGGCTCGGTGACGATTCCTCCCGCCCTGCAGCCTTATATGCATGGAATGGAGAAGATCGGGCCTCGCTAG